The sequence below is a genomic window from Anaerocolumna chitinilytica.
TATGCGTTGTCTACAAAAATTAAGATGGTGTTGGCAACAACAATATCAGCATTGGGACCAGTCTTACTTCCAAGAATAGTGTATTGTATAAATAATGGTCAACGAGAAAAATTCAAATCCTATATAGAGAAATCATTACATTTTGTAACTTTGATAGCAATTCCAGTTACAATATACTTTGTTGTGATGGCACCTACCGTGGTTGACATACTTGGTGGAGAGGCATACATATCAGCTACCCTATGTATGCAAATTATAACTATTACAATTATTCCTTTAGGTATAGGGAATGTTGCATGTTCACAGATTTTAACACCTATGGGAAAAGAAAAATATACGATGTATTCTACCGTTTGTGGGGCAATTATAAATTTTGCACTTAATATAGTATTAATCCCTCGATTTGGTGCTGCAGGAGCCGCAATAGCTACAGTTTTTGCTGAAGCTATTATTGCATGTATCCAAATATATTATGTGAGAAGTGAAGTCAGAACTATCATTTTGCATTTGCCGTATATGAAGTTTTTAACGGCAAATGCTACTGGGATTGTGTGCTTGATTTTGTTTACTAAATATGTTTCGATTGGTAATTCATTGGTTGAGATGGTTGTAACATGTTGTTTGTTCTTTGGAATATATATGACCGTGATGATTACTCTGGGTGATGAATTACTTCAAAAATATATAATACAATTGTTTTACAAAAAATAAGAAAGTAAACTACGCATATATTCTTAACTAGAAGAAATATATATGGGTTAGGAGTGCTATAAATTTTCATAATGTATATCAGGGGATTATCCACTGACTTATTCAAAGGATAAGTCAATTGTAACGATAATCGTAGTTGTAATGAACTGTAATTCGCTGTTTCAAGGCTTCATGAATCAGTTTTTTGAAATAATATTCAGATATAGCTCTCCGGCAAGGACTATTGCAAAGCAGTTAAGGGAATCGAATTACGACTATTGTTGATGAAAAAGCCATCAGGCCTTTGCTATATCGGAGAACTAGATGTGGAAAGCCTCTGAAATGTTTAAAAACAATAAACAATTAAACTATCACAAGGTCAGACACAAGCCTATACATTAAAATATGAAGGAAATTTCCCCCATGTCATTCGGAAAGTCGCTAGAAGGCTAACTTCTGGAAGCATAGCAGTCATTTGAATTTAGTGAGTTTATACTATTACACAATACCAATTGATTATTAACTAATTAGTTCTATTGGTTTAAGTTAATAAGCAATATTTTTTATAGTTGAAATGTTATTATTGAGTAGTAAATTATTAATAACGGAACCCATTTGTTTAAGTGATTTTAAGGAGGATAATGAGATGAAATTATTTATTGGTAGTTCGAAGGAAGCTACAGAGGTAATGGATGATATTGCATTATATCTTGAAGATTTATGTTGTGAAGTAATCAAATGGGATGCTCCGACTACGTTTAAACCTGGTGAATATACTCTTGAAGCCCTATGTAGGATTAATGAACAGGTTGATGCAGCAATTTTTATACTTACTGCCGACGATAGAGTATGGTATAGAGGCCAAGATACAATTCAGCCGAGAGATAACGTATTATTTGAATTTGGATTATTCTGTGGGAAACATGGAATTAAAAAAACGATAATAATTAAGAAGGGAGAAATAAAAATTGCTTCGGACTTTAATGGAATAACACTAATTGATTATTCAAAAAGGCTAAGGGCTCAACGAGAGATTAAGGATTGGTATGAATCCCTGATGAATAATGTAATGATGTGGATTGAGGGCACTTGGGATTTGTTTTATTACCATAATACCGATGACACAAATCCTGATGGGGTAGCCGTAATTTATAATGAGAAGCAAAACTTTAAAATGAAAGTAAATTTAAAACAATCAAAAAATGGAAAAGAATTGAGTTACCTTTTTGAATATAACGGATTTTATTATAATAATGAGATTATTGCTGTATATAAAACATTACCCGAACAATGGCCAGCAATGTGTGGAACAGTGGTAATCAGTATGAGTGGCAACAGGAAAATACTGGTGGGTGGCTCCCTTTATGTTAATCATTTCTCGAAATTGGTTAATGATAAATTTATAATGAAACGCCGTAATGATTAAACTTATGGTACTATAATATTTTATGAAAGTAAGTTAAATGGCCCTCAAAATTATCAGTTGTATGTGAATGGGGTAACAAAGTACTTCCTACCAATAAGTAGACCATTTCTTACTCTTCTTGAATGTTGTGTTTTTGCTCTGTATAATGTCACAATTATGTGGAAAAAGTTCCAGATGACTTCTCTTGCCGTATTTATGTTCTCTGATACATGGTTTTATATATAGAAAGACCATCATTCTTTAGTTAGGAATGCACATTAAAAGTGGAAAGAAAAATAGTCCTTGAGATATAAATATTATTTAATAGGTACAGATTCCATCTATAAGCAGTAACCAAGTCACCGGTAGTCAGTCCTGCCTTACAACCTTACCTCACACCCTAACCTCATAATACCTCATCTCCGAAACCGCCCTAAACCCGCAACCCGTATAGATACTAAGTGCCCTGTCATTCTTAGCCTCAACATCAAGTGCAGCCACAGGCATCCCCTGATCAAATATAATCCGAAGTGCTTCCCTTAAAGCTACCTTCCCATAACCCTTTCCTCTATACTCAGGAAGAATACCAAATCCATATATAAAGCCTTCCGTTTCTGAGAAATCAATACGTATCTTACCAACACATTCTCCTGTTAGTTCAATGAGATAAGTATTAACCAAAAGAGTAGGGTCTTCACTGCGTGCACCATCTGCGGCAGTTTCCTCCTCTTCCTGTTCCACCTCATCCGCATACAATATTCTATCCAGGCGGTGAATCAAAGCCACATCCTCAGTAGCCGCCTCACGTAAGGTAACTTGCGAAACATCTGCATTGCTGCCAGTTGAGACATATTCTGAAACTGGTAGTATCATCCTATGCTCTGAGAAGGCATAGTCCCCTCCAACCGATTCGATAAAGCGAATACCGGATTCTGATTTCCCGTCTGTTAGCAGCAGGAGCTTATCTTTCCCGAAGCGTTTACATTCTGCCAGAGCATGGTCATAGAGTCCATGAAAGAGACCTATACCTCTGTAATCCGGATGTGTCATACCATTTAGTTCATAGATATTGCCCCCAAAGCTGCAGATACCAAGGTAGGAGACCGGCTTCTCATCAGAATAATACAAATATTCTTTCATACAGCATGGATTTGTATTGGCAGTATTCTTATTATCTAAGAGATTCTTCTTATAGTCCAATTCTAATTTTAGGTTGATACCTTCCTTTTTAACAACGCCTTCCAGTGCAGCAAGCTCTGCACAATCCTTTTCCGTCAGATATTCCTTCATAAGTATATAACCGTTCTTCATATTATCGTTCACTCTTACACTCCTAACCAGACAAGCCATAACCTTGCCTTGTAATTTCTTTACATACAATTATATACCTTTCCACCTCTTCGTCAAAGGCTAGAATAATTATAGTAGAACTACCCTACGCTTAAATGCAGAAACAGAGGGTATCCCAAAGTCCATGCAGACTCTGGAACACCCTCTGATCTTCTTAAGTTTTAGTATATAAGGAAGGGTTAATACCTGGAATTTTATAGAACACGAGTTGTATTCTAACAGTAGGAGGTACCAGGAATATTGAACCCAACTTAAGATTTCGCTTTTTCCAATTACTATTATAATCGTAAAGTGCAATATTTTCACTATGTGACAATAAGTGTGACAAGATTTTTGATATTTTCGTCACAATTTTTTTTCTGACGTTTTCTTTGACTTCCTATTAGGTAGTTGCTATAATGTTCTCAAAAATGTGCATATATAGCATAAAATGGGAGAACAATGTATGGGCGGTAATATTATGGAGAGAAATGAACGGGAAGCCAATAGGCTTGCAGCACAGATTACACTGATTACGATTTTGTTTCTTGCGTTGGTTTATGTTCTGAATGTATTAAGAATTTTTATTGCACCCCAAGGCCCCATGACAGTGGCGATGGGAACGGCAGCCCTTCTGATGCTGGTACCGACTTTTCTGGTGCGGGTATTAAAGCGTAATGATGTTTATGTGAAGTATGTAATTGTAGCTTGCTGTATTCTGATGGTCGCAGTGCTTTCCCTGCTTCTCTCCTGGCATGTTGTACTATTGTTCGTCTATCCCATTGCAATTGCAAGTTTGTATTTCTCCAGACCTTTAAGCTGGTTTGCGGTAATTGTTTCGCTGCTGCTTTTTTCTGGCAGCCAGGTGGGGGCTTTGTATGCAGGAGGAGTAAGTGACCATAATTTGACCGGGCTTTATGAAGTAGTCCTTTATGGTGTTGCACCAAGAAGTATTGAGCTGTTAGCTCTGGCTACCATCTTTATTAATCTGTCCGGCAGGACCAAAGGTCTCCTTACCAGTATGGTAAGTGCTACGGACCAGCAGAAAGCCCTGGAGCAGATTGTTGCACTGACCGATAAATCCCATGAGGTGACGAATACCCTGAACAGTTCTGTAAAGGAATTATCAGAGGTTACCGGTCATGCGATTATGAATAATGAACAGATTAAGGATATGGCAAAGAATATTGTGGATGATTCCAGACAGACCATTCATTATGTGAAGGAGACCGGCTCTGTTATGGCAGCAGTGGCAACGGACTTACGGACAATAGCGGACAATAACCAGAAGATCTCCAGCGTCTCCAGAGAAGCCAAAGGTCTGACGGAAGAAAACACCCTTAATATGAAAGCAGCTGCTAAGAGTATTCAAAGTATTCATGAGGCTACCACAAAGAGCCGTGATATTATTCTAAGACTTGGTGAACAATCCAATGAGATCGGAGATATTGCCCAGATTATTAAAAATATTGCTGCCAATACCAATCTTCTCTCCTTGAATGCTTCCATTGAATCAGCACGGGCAGGGGAACAGGGCAAAGGCTTTGCAGTAGTTGCTTCGGAAATCAGAGGCCTTGCAGAGCAGTCCCAGCAAGCAGCCGATAATATCGCACTTCTTATTCAAAAGGTAGTAGGTGATACCATGGAAGCCGTGAAATCCATGGATTACAATGCAAAGCTTGTTGAGAATGGATTAGAGTTGGTTATTAAAGCAAATCAATCCTCAAATGATGTTACTGCTTCCATTGAGAAGATGAATGAAATGGCGGTTGGTATTGCGGATCTGTCAGAAACCGTAGCCGGCAGCGGTGATAGAATTCATAGAGCAGTAGAGGGTATTAATAAACACACGGTAGAAAGTATGGACCGTTTAGAAGGAATCTTAAAGGCTTCAGAAGAACAAATGGTATCTATGAGAGAAGTTGCTGCCGGTGTGGAGGTTATTGATATGACCTCGGAAGAGCTTCTTTCGGTGGTAACAAAGAGCAGAAAATAATGTGAATAAGCAGGTGACAATGATGGATAGAAGAAAAGAATTAAAAAGTCAGTATAAAGATTTAAAACCGGATATGGGGATGTACCTGATTCGCTGTGAGGAAACGAAAAAGTATCACTTGGAGACCACCAAGAACCTAAAAGGACATATGAACGGGGCTGCCTTTAAGCTTGAGACCGGGAACCACCCTGTCAGAGAACTTCAGAAGGAATGGAAAGCCCTCGGAAAAGACAAGTTCTCTGTTGAAATTGCAGAGCATCTGGAATACAAAGAGGATGCAGAGGATAGTTATTATGATCAGGAATTGTTACTGATGAAGATGCTGTGGGAAGAAAAACTGAAGGAAGAGGGACTGACGGCCTACAGCAAATAGCTTGCTTTCGCAGCTGTTATTGATTTATAATAGCTATGTTTATATGAGTAATCAAACCAAAGGAGTACTACATCAATGGATATTATCAAGCAGCTAGCCAGTGAGCTTGCCATACGCAATGATCAGGTAGAAGCCACTGTGAAATTAATAGATGAAGGAAACACAATTCCCTTTATCGCCAGATACCGCAAAGAGGTTACCGGCTCTTTAAATGATGAAGTATTGCGTAATCTCCATGAGCGTCTGCTATACCTGCGTAATCTTGAAGAAAAGAAAGCAAGTGTTTTAGCAAGTATTGAAGAGCAGGGAAAGTTAACAGAGGAGCTGAAGGCTCAGATTCTTGCCGCCGCTACTCTTGTAGTGGTAGAAGATCTTTACCGCCCTTACCGTCCGAAGAGAAGGACCAGAGCAACCATTGCCAAGGAAAAAGGTCTTGAACCCTTAGCGAATATTATACTCCTTCAGATGACGGACAAACCCATCGAAAAAGAAGCGGAAAACTTTCTGGATCCAGAAAGGGAAGTTAATACAATAGAAGAAGCCATAGCAGGAGCGATGGATATCATCGCTGAAAATATTTCCGATGAAGCAGATTACCGTATTCATATCCGTAAAGTTACTTTTGAGGAAGGGGCTATTATCTCTGTTGCAAAGGATGAGAAGCAGGAAAGTGTTTATGAGATGTACTACAGCTTTGATGAGAAGCTGACTAAGCTTGCCGGACACAGGGTACTTGCCCTGAACCGCGGAGAAAATGAAAAATTCCTTACCGTTAAGCTACAAGCACCGGAGGATAAGATATTGCTTTATCTTGAGACAAAAGTGATTGTCAGAGATAATCCACATACCACAGAGATACTGAAGAAGGTGGTTGCAGACAGCTACAGCCGTCTGATTGCACCTGCAATCGAACGTGAAATCCGGAATGACCTGACGGAAAAGGCAGAAGACGGAGCCATCAAGGTATTCGGTAAGAACTTAGAACAGCTCTTAATGCAGCCTCCTATTGTGGGACAGGTGGTCCTTGGCTGGGACCCGGCTTTTCGTACCGGCTGTAAGCTTGCGGTGGTAGATGCTACGGGAAAGGCACTGGATACGGTAGTGGTATATCCCACAGCCCCTCAGAATAAGGTGGAGGAAGCGAAAGCTACCGTTAAGAAATTAATTCAGAAGTATGGAATTACTCTGATATCTGTAGGAAACGGTACCGCTTCCAGGGAATCCGAGCTGATTATAGCGGATATGTTAAAGGAATACCACGGAAAAGTACAATACATTATTGTGAATGAGGCAGGTGCTTCCGTATATTCTGCCAGTAAGTTAGCTACGGAAGAATTCCCGAACTTTGACGTAGGACAAAGAAGTGCGGTATCTATAGCAAGAAGGCTTCAGGACCCTCTGGCAGAACTTGTTAAGATTGATCCGAAAGCAATCGGAGTAGGACAATACCAGCATGATATGAACCAAAAGAAGCTCTCAGATGCTTTAACAGGAGTGGTAGAAGATTGCGTAAATAAAGTCGGAGTAGACCTAAACACCGCCTCTGCCTCCCTCTTAGAATATATCTCCGGTATCACAAAGACCATTGCGAAAAATATCGTCTCCCACAGAGAAGAGAATGGTCCCTTTACAGACCGTAAGCAATTGCTTAAAGTTGCTAAGTTAGGTCCGAAAGCTTATGAGCAGTGTGCCGGTTTCCTTCGTATCCTGGAGGGGAATAATCCGTTGGATAGTACCAGCGTGCATCCGGAATCCTATGAAGCTGCCAATAAACTGCTGGAGAAGTTAAACTTCGCAGCTTCCGATATCCGTGGAGGGAAGCTATCCGGCCTGTCCAAAATGGTAAAGGATAAGAAAGCCATGGCAGCAGAACTATCCGTAGGAGAGATTACCTTAATCGATATTATCAAGGAGCTTGAAAAGCCCGGCAGAGATCCCAGGGAGGAGATGCCAAAGCCTATCTTAAGAACAGATGTCCTTGAGATGAAGGACCTGACAGAAGGTATGATATTAAAAGGCACGGTGCGCAATGTAATTGACTTTGGAGCCTTTGTCGATATCGGCGTTCATCAGGACGGCCTTGTGCATATCTCAGAGCTTAACAGTAAGAAATTTATTAAGCATCCCCTGGAGGTAGTCAGCGTCGGAGATATTGTGGATGTGAAGGTTATGAAAGTAGACTTAGGAAAGAAGCGTATACAGCTTACCATGAAACTTTAAGATAAGCCTTCACAAGAAACACAGGCAGAATAACTAATAAAAGGTAAGTAAAAGCCAAGATAATAAGTTTTATAGCATACATCAACAAAATAAGCAGCAGCCCTGTTATTTGAAAGACTTTATAAGTCGGAAAAGTAACAGGGCTGCTTTTCTTTGTCACCATCAAATGACAGAAAGGGCTGAAATTCAGAAAGGAAAAGAGGTTGCTGTAAAATGCCTGTTCTTGTGAAACTTTATTGGAAAATACTGCGATGAAAAGATAGAGGGAAATCAACTTTCCAACTTGTGCTATGAAAAAGTGTGTTTTATAATCTTAGGAGCTGGTAAATATTTACTTATTTTATAGGAAGCGAAAGAGAGGAGGAGATCTATTGAAAAGGCTAAAAAATCTAATAATACCTATTCTATGTGTTCTGGCATTGCTGATCTTTGCGGGAGAGCCCTTAAGAGAAGCGAATGCAAAAAGTCTGAGTCAAACAGTCGAAACTGTTAGCACGAATAAAAGTCTGAATGGAAGGCTGAACCAACAGGAAAGCAATATCTTAAATACACTGACTGAAAATATTCGTTTTGTTGGAATGCCGGGGAAGGAGGATCTAGGCGAAGGGAAATCGGAGTATGAGAGTTTTTTAGTTCAATACCTTGGCATGAATCAGGTGAACTTGAGCGCGAATACCTTGGAACAGGTGGATTCCAGGATGAAGGAAGTGAATTATCTGCTTCAGATGGAAAAGAAAACAAAGGTAAGCGAACTCTCTACAGACAGTAAAGAGATCGCCATAGGTCTTACCAAAGATATCTTTTCTGTATGCGGCCTGGCAGCAGGCTTTAATCCGGCGGGAGAATTAATCAGCTTATCCGATAAATCCGGGAACCTAACTCTGGCAGATGAGGGTTCCTATAAAAAGAATATTAACTCCGGAATATTACTATTGGTGATTGCAATTGTGGGAATCCTTCAGGTAGTCTGCTATATCCTGTCGAGAAAATCACGAATTATGATAAAGGATGTGAAATACAATGGCTTTCATAAAGAAGAATATGCCCGGTAGGTACCTGTTATTAGTGGATTGTATCTGTATTGTAATATCCTATGTACTGGCAGCCTGTATCCGTTACAGTATGGTAACCAGATATTGGTACTATAATACTTTCGATTGGGCACTAATTTTTACGATTCTTCTTTACAGCGGAATTTTTATTGCTGTAAATCCCTATAAAGGATTTTCCAAGAGAGGTTTTTTTGATGAACTGGCCAATGTCTGTAAATTAAATCTGGCCCTGTCTTTATCCATTACCGCATTTTTGTTTTTAACCCAGGAGGGAGCAGCCTTTTCCAGGTTGTTTTTTCTTCTGTTTATTCTGCTGAATGTGCTGATTACTTATACTTCCCGCCTGTATTTTAAATGGTTGCTTTTAGGTGTGTATAAAAAGAGCATGTCAAACAGTAAGATTATGATTGTCACAACCTCCGTCCAGGCGACAGATATGTTAAGCCGTATTAACAGTGAGAATACCTGGGAGTATGTGGTTACTTATCTGACAATTGTGGATACGGATATGGTGGGAAAGCGGGTTCACGGAGTGCCGGTTAAGGCCAATGAAAGCAATATGTTTGAAGTCGCAAGGAAAGAAGTTCTGGATGGAGTGCTTATTCATCTTCCAAGTGATTATGCAGAAACCGTCAACCTGGAAGATATTATTGAACAGTTTCAGAACATGGGCGTTGATGTAAGTCTAAGCATACATACCTTTGGTCTTAGACTTTCCGAGCAGACAATACAGAATATGAGCGGATATCATGTATTGACCTTTAGCAATAAGGTCTTTAATGAATACCATTTACATATTAAAAGAATTATGGATATTTTAGGCGGCCTGGTTGGCTGTATCTTAACTCTTCTTCTGGGAATTTTCATTGCACCTGCTATAGTGCTTGAGTCACCGGGGCCGGTATTGTTCTCCCAGACACGGGTTGGTAAGAACGGAAGAAGATTCAAAATATATAAGTTCCGTTCCATGTGTGCAGAGGCCGAAGAGAAAAAGGCCGGACTTTTAGCACAGAATGAAGTTTCAGGTCAGATGTTTAAGATAACCAATGATCCCCGCGTAACAAAAGTGGGAAATTTTCTTAGAAAAACCAGTCTTGATGAGTTCCCCCAGTTCTTTAATGTATTAAAAGGGGACATGAGCCTGGTGGGAACAAGACCCCCTACGGAGGAAGAATTTCTCCATTATGAAGGGAGGCATAAAAGAAGACTTGCTCTAAACTGCGGGCTGACCGGGCTGTGGCAGGTAAGCGGCAGAAGTGATATCAGGGATTTTGAGGATGTCGTGAATCTGGATTTAAAATATATAGATAACTGGTCTCTTCGTATGGATATAAAGATAATTCTAAAGACCATCTATGTGGTACTATTCGCAAGAGGATCAAGATAGCAGGAGGAAATAGCTTGGAAAGGCTTATAGACATTCACTGCCACATACTTCCGGCAGTGGATAACGGGTCTGTCAGTATGGACCAGACAAGAAGGATGTTAACCAATGCACATGAAGAAGGTATTACATATATTATAGCAACTCCACATTACGGTGCGGGCTGTATCAACTCCCGAAGTTCGGAGCTTGAGGAGAAGCTGCACCAGGTTCAAAAGGCAGCCAAAGAGATTGATTCAGAATTTCAGGTGGAGCTTGGCAATGAAATATTTTACAGCCAGGATATTGCACAGCATCTGCGCAAGGGAATGGCCAGGACTTTAGCCGGAACCAGGTATTGCCTGGTTAAATTTTTAGAGGATGAGGAGTATTCCTTTATGAAGTCGGGGCTTCATAGTCTCTTAATTCAAGGGTATTATCCCGTACTGGCACAGGTGGAGAGCTATCGCTGCCTGTACGAGAATTATGATAATATCGCAGCTCTGATCAATCTTGGAGTGTATATGCAGATGAATAGCAGGAGCTTAACCGGGAGTGTACTTAATCCCAATGTCAGATTTGCAAGGCGGCTGATGGAGTATGATATGGTTCACCTGCTGGGTACAGGTTACAGCTCAGATGCACAAAAGTCGCCGGGATTAAAAGGGGGACTTTCCTTTATAAGCCGGTACTATGGGGAAGAAAGGAAGAATAACCTTCTTGAGAATACCGGAAAGCTGCTATTAAATGAGAAGATTGAACGACAGTTATTTCGCTATGTTTAATATTCCTGCAGTAAATTATTTTTACAGTAGATTCAGAAAGCGAGGACATTCATGGAACTGGAAAAAACAGAAGAGATTGAAATTAATGTCAAGGAAATAATCTATGCGTTGTTAGATAAAATCTGGATACTATTTTACGCTGCGATTATTTGTGCACTGCTTGGAGGCATAGCAACGAAATTACTGGAAACACCGGTTTATTCCTCCACTACAAAACTATATGTTATTAACCGTCAGGATCCGGATAAGACCATAACCAGCACGGATTTATCAGCCGGAAGCTTGCTGATAAAGGATTTTGAGATACTGGTTACCAGCAGGCCGATCTTAGAAAAAGTGATACATGATTTAAACCTTTCGGTCAGCCAGGAGGAGCTGATAAGTGAAATATCCATTAACATACCGGAAGAAACGAGAATTCTTGAGATAACAGTTAAGAACAAGGATCCGTTTATGGCGAAGAAACTGGCGGATAAGCTGGCTGATGTTTCTGCAGAGCAGATGATAAGTGTAATGGATATTGAGAAAGTGAATGTTGTTGAGAGAGGACGAATTCCAACCTCTCCAACTGATAACAAGTTTAAAAAGAACACCATGTATGGAGGAATCTTAGGGCTTGGAGCAGCGATGGCGTTAATTATCTTCCTGTATCTTAGCAATGATCATATAAAGACAAATGAAGATATTGAGCGGTTCTTAGGATTAGTTCCACTGGCAGAGATTCCGCTGGAAGAGGATATCCTGAATACCAGAAGAGTAAGAGCACAATTAAAGCGGGCATATAAAAAAGGTTACAAAGGAGGACTTAAAAATGCAGTCAGTTAATATTGAGCTGGAAGCAAGCCTGGATTTTAGAAGCTATGAAGCCTATAACACCTTAAGAACGAATATCCAGTTCTGCGGTAAAGACATTCAGACCATCTGTATCACCAGCTGTACACCGGGAGAAGGAAAATCCACCGTATCGGTTCGTCTGGCGGCTTCTCTTGCAGAAACCGGAAAAAAAGTCTTGTTTATTGATGCAGATTTAAGGAAGTCGGTATTGATAAAAAGGCTGAAAATAAATCAGTCCGTGCTAGGTTTATCCCAATTTCTGTCTGGGATGAATACCTCGGAAGAGATAACCTATGGAACCAATATTACGGGACTTGATATTATTTTTACCGGGCCCATGCCGCCCAATCCTTCCGATTTGCTGAGTAATAAATATTTTAAGGAATTGCTTCAAAGAGAGCGGGAAGTTTATGACTATATCATCATCGACACACCGCCTTTAGGGCTGGTAATTGACGGTGCCAACGTAGCAGAGAGCTGTGATGGTGCGGTGGTGGTAATACAGGCCGATGCCAATAGTTATAAATTTGTTCAGAAAATAATGAAACAATTAGAAAAGAGCAACTGCCGTGTGTTAGGGGCTGTGCTGAACAAAGTAGAGACCAAGCACCAGGCAAGATATTATGG
It includes:
- a CDS encoding nucleotide-binding protein, which produces MKLFIGSSKEATEVMDDIALYLEDLCCEVIKWDAPTTFKPGEYTLEALCRINEQVDAAIFILTADDRVWYRGQDTIQPRDNVLFEFGLFCGKHGIKKTIIIKKGEIKIASDFNGITLIDYSKRLRAQREIKDWYESLMNNVMMWIEGTWDLFYYHNTDDTNPDGVAVIYNEKQNFKMKVNLKQSKNGKELSYLFEYNGFYYNNEIIAVYKTLPEQWPAMCGTVVISMSGNRKILVGGSLYVNHFSKLVNDKFIMKRRND
- a CDS encoding GNAT family N-acetyltransferase, which encodes MNDNMKNGYILMKEYLTEKDCAELAALEGVVKKEGINLKLELDYKKNLLDNKNTANTNPCCMKEYLYYSDEKPVSYLGICSFGGNIYELNGMTHPDYRGIGLFHGLYDHALAECKRFGKDKLLLLTDGKSESGIRFIESVGGDYAFSEHRMILPVSEYVSTGSNADVSQVTLREAATEDVALIHRLDRILYADEVEQEEEETAADGARSEDPTLLVNTYLIELTGECVGKIRIDFSETEGFIYGFGILPEYRGKGYGKVALREALRIIFDQGMPVAALDVEAKNDRALSIYTGCGFRAVSEMRYYEVRV
- a CDS encoding methyl-accepting chemotaxis protein → MGGNIMERNEREANRLAAQITLITILFLALVYVLNVLRIFIAPQGPMTVAMGTAALLMLVPTFLVRVLKRNDVYVKYVIVACCILMVAVLSLLLSWHVVLLFVYPIAIASLYFSRPLSWFAVIVSLLLFSGSQVGALYAGGVSDHNLTGLYEVVLYGVAPRSIELLALATIFINLSGRTKGLLTSMVSATDQQKALEQIVALTDKSHEVTNTLNSSVKELSEVTGHAIMNNEQIKDMAKNIVDDSRQTIHYVKETGSVMAAVATDLRTIADNNQKISSVSREAKGLTEENTLNMKAAAKSIQSIHEATTKSRDIILRLGEQSNEIGDIAQIIKNIAANTNLLSLNASIESARAGEQGKGFAVVASEIRGLAEQSQQAADNIALLIQKVVGDTMEAVKSMDYNAKLVENGLELVIKANQSSNDVTASIEKMNEMAVGIADLSETVAGSGDRIHRAVEGINKHTVESMDRLEGILKASEEQMVSMREVAAGVEVIDMTSEELLSVVTKSRK
- a CDS encoding GIY-YIG nuclease family protein, with translation MMDRRKELKSQYKDLKPDMGMYLIRCEETKKYHLETTKNLKGHMNGAAFKLETGNHPVRELQKEWKALGKDKFSVEIAEHLEYKEDAEDSYYDQELLLMKMLWEEKLKEEGLTAYSK
- a CDS encoding Tex family protein; amino-acid sequence: MDIIKQLASELAIRNDQVEATVKLIDEGNTIPFIARYRKEVTGSLNDEVLRNLHERLLYLRNLEEKKASVLASIEEQGKLTEELKAQILAAATLVVVEDLYRPYRPKRRTRATIAKEKGLEPLANIILLQMTDKPIEKEAENFLDPEREVNTIEEAIAGAMDIIAENISDEADYRIHIRKVTFEEGAIISVAKDEKQESVYEMYYSFDEKLTKLAGHRVLALNRGENEKFLTVKLQAPEDKILLYLETKVIVRDNPHTTEILKKVVADSYSRLIAPAIEREIRNDLTEKAEDGAIKVFGKNLEQLLMQPPIVGQVVLGWDPAFRTGCKLAVVDATGKALDTVVVYPTAPQNKVEEAKATVKKLIQKYGITLISVGNGTASRESELIIADMLKEYHGKVQYIIVNEAGASVYSASKLATEEFPNFDVGQRSAVSIARRLQDPLAELVKIDPKAIGVGQYQHDMNQKKLSDALTGVVEDCVNKVGVDLNTASASLLEYISGITKTIAKNIVSHREENGPFTDRKQLLKVAKLGPKAYEQCAGFLRILEGNNPLDSTSVHPESYEAANKLLEKLNFAASDIRGGKLSGLSKMVKDKKAMAAELSVGEITLIDIIKELEKPGRDPREEMPKPILRTDVLEMKDLTEGMILKGTVRNVIDFGAFVDIGVHQDGLVHISELNSKKFIKHPLEVVSVGDIVDVKVMKVDLGKKRIQLTMKL
- a CDS encoding sugar transferase, with translation MAFIKKNMPGRYLLLVDCICIVISYVLAACIRYSMVTRYWYYNTFDWALIFTILLYSGIFIAVNPYKGFSKRGFFDELANVCKLNLALSLSITAFLFLTQEGAAFSRLFFLLFILLNVLITYTSRLYFKWLLLGVYKKSMSNSKIMIVTTSVQATDMLSRINSENTWEYVVTYLTIVDTDMVGKRVHGVPVKANESNMFEVARKEVLDGVLIHLPSDYAETVNLEDIIEQFQNMGVDVSLSIHTFGLRLSEQTIQNMSGYHVLTFSNKVFNEYHLHIKRIMDILGGLVGCILTLLLGIFIAPAIVLESPGPVLFSQTRVGKNGRRFKIYKFRSMCAEAEEKKAGLLAQNEVSGQMFKITNDPRVTKVGNFLRKTSLDEFPQFFNVLKGDMSLVGTRPPTEEEFLHYEGRHKRRLALNCGLTGLWQVSGRSDIRDFEDVVNLDLKYIDNWSLRMDIKIILKTIYVVLFARGSR
- a CDS encoding CpsB/CapC family capsule biosynthesis tyrosine phosphatase, with product MERLIDIHCHILPAVDNGSVSMDQTRRMLTNAHEEGITYIIATPHYGAGCINSRSSELEEKLHQVQKAAKEIDSEFQVELGNEIFYSQDIAQHLRKGMARTLAGTRYCLVKFLEDEEYSFMKSGLHSLLIQGYYPVLAQVESYRCLYENYDNIAALINLGVYMQMNSRSLTGSVLNPNVRFARRLMEYDMVHLLGTGYSSDAQKSPGLKGGLSFISRYYGEERKNNLLENTGKLLLNEKIERQLFRYV
- a CDS encoding YveK family protein, with the protein product MELEKTEEIEINVKEIIYALLDKIWILFYAAIICALLGGIATKLLETPVYSSTTKLYVINRQDPDKTITSTDLSAGSLLIKDFEILVTSRPILEKVIHDLNLSVSQEELISEISINIPEETRILEITVKNKDPFMAKKLADKLADVSAEQMISVMDIEKVNVVERGRIPTSPTDNKFKKNTMYGGILGLGAAMALIIFLYLSNDHIKTNEDIERFLGLVPLAEIPLEEDILNTRRVRAQLKRAYKKGYKGGLKNAVS